From Trichomycterus rosablanca isolate fTriRos1 chromosome 27, fTriRos1.hap1, whole genome shotgun sequence, a single genomic window includes:
- the chd9 gene encoding chromodomain-helicase-DNA-binding protein 9 isoform X10, whose amino-acid sequence MKSSPSSSSSSSHSSSTEKRVPKRPPQMEASSLEDKQQKADRIISEAIARARERGEKNIPRVMSPESFPSSSQPRLHRAGSSKARAKEKGCKRARIVSSSKSKQKSKIGKIVIKFGKKKKRKTESSDESDDEPPPQRPSKADDSKRRSNRQIKRKRYDEEQEVRLSEDDAKVSAKAKKINAHKEPAVQLFVENPSEEDGAVVDKIMASRIAKKEVSPGVVLEVEEFFVKYKNYSYLHCEWATEQHLEKDKRIQQKIKRFKIKQAQRAHFFADMEEDLFNPDYMEVDRVLEVSYCEDKDSGEPVVYYLVKWCSLPYEDSTWELKEDVDQSKILEFEQMQAARPDSRRVERPPASHWKKLEQSREYRNGNSLRDYQLEGVNWLLFNWYNRRNCILADEMGLGKTIQSITFLHELYCTGIKAPFLIIAPLSTITNWEREFRTWTHLNVIVYHGSALSRQMLQQYEMYFRDSQGHPVKGAYRFQAVITTFEMILGGCPELNAIDWRCVIIDEAHRLKNKNCKLLEGFKLMRLEHKVLLTGTPLQNTVEELFSLLHFLEPTHFPSESVFMQEFGDMKTDEQVQKLQAILKPMMLRRLKEDVEKKLAPKEETIIEVELTNIQKKYYRAILEKNFSFLAKGVGQANVPNLVNTMMELRKCCNHPYLIKGAEEKILEDFREVCSPSALDFHLQAMVQSAGKLVLIDKLLPKMKAGGHKVLIFSQMVRCLDILEDYLIQRRYLYERIDGRVRGNLRQAAIDRFSKPDSDRFVFLLCTRAGGLGINLTAADTCIIFDSDWNPQNDLQAQARCHRIGQNKAVKVYRLITRNSYEREMFDRASLKLGLDKAVLQSMSGRDNSLGGGGGGGGGGGGGAGGTMQQQLSKKEIEDLLRRGAYGALMDEEDEGAKFCEEDIDQILQRRTKTITIESEGRGSTFAKASFVASGNRTDISLDDPNFWDKWAKKAEIDMDTVNGRNSLVIDTPRVRKQTRPFSATKDELAELSEGESSGDDKPKLRRPHDRLNSYGRTECFRVEKNLLVYGWARWRDILQHGRFKRQLTERDVESICRALLAYCLVHYRGDDKIKSFMWDLIAPTEDGRTKELQNHLGLSTPVPRGRKGKKMKIQSSGFDIQKAEWIRKHNPEHMLSDDGYKKHLKHHCNKVLLRVRMLYYLKQELIGSQCQNVLDGAEASLVEIWVPEPDHSDLPALWWDTLSDKCLLIGVYKHGYEKYNTIRGDPALCFLERVGKPDEKAIAAEQRGNDFMDGDVDDPEYKPAPALLKDDIEDDASSPGELVITDTGGEAGPALDGGGGSSFGTVTGAYWPSSSSLTARLRRLITASQRFTKSKQILQIHQTQQALPPEFCPLPPTVDETLTPKMVAKLERQQRWTRREEADFYRVVSTFGVVFDPDLGRFDWTKFRAMARLHKKTDESLHKYLCAFTAMCRRVCRLPQRDGDTVDPSLSIQPITEERASRTLYRVELLRQIREQVLRHPQLYERLALCQPASDLPVWWETGTHDRDLLIGAAKHGVSRTDYHILRDPELGFMAAQRNYSQNKGAPNPTPNHALLLGQTHASSPALSQHPGAAPSPLANSTPREVAPKEEPLIDGELEAGMERWDPLKTSIPTGDAGENERRMEAARTKPLTAGADGRKQKKLRKRSRKEARRRSGSGSDSDASSSSSSSSSSSRSSSSSSSSSRSGSNSSSSSSSCSSGSSSSSSSSSSEESDGEDVPKNAAAVPGIKGFDEDSIASQSTTHDDAQDSHVTNGIANLSHPMHGGGYMLAASYWPKDRVMINRLDSVCQVVLKGKWPGPRRVYEGSAVSSFYTTKLMDHASTLADDPAASPQGSKVKKHDADREKEFSVKINDQEGSLKLTFQKQGLPLKRPMDAEDGPLAQQQYLARLHELQSASDTCLTDYTKSLNNYPPAALGSQIRLNGMVDGQPAMKKRRGRRKNVEGMDLLFMNKNRPPAMPDQASPAWSGVATPGMSPGFSQAAGPVDTESRVPVINLKDGTRLAGDDAPKRKDLDQWLKEHPGFVADVGAFITGVSKIPFQEDRPKQKRHRCRNPNKIDVNSLTGEERVQIINRKNARKIGGAFAPALKDLSRFLQENPEYGIPPEWADVVKQSGYLPESMFDRILTGPIVPEEVSRRGRRPKNAMAKMAGAPGANANPALGVNPLLSNGLLSGLDLNSLQALQNLQSLQLTAGLMGLQNDPNVAAMLPMMLSGMAGLPNLLGMGTLLGGQDGTASEDSGKKRGGGETASAESKRERTECQTSTAAAGQALALNPLLLSSMMYPGMLLNPGLNLPVANRPQATALPAQPAAPETPQNDPGQQGEGQEPEERKDASGPEGSTKAESSSAESGGSSSSSEDSDSTDED is encoded by the exons ATGAAGAGCAGCCCCTCgtcctcctcctcgtcctcgCACTCCTCGTCCACGGAGAAGCGCGTCCCCAAGCGGCCGCCGCAGATGGAGGCCTCGTCTCTGGAGGACAAGCAGCAGAAGGCCGACCGCATCATCTCCGAGGCCATCGCCAGGGCGCGCGAGCGGGGCGAGAAGAACATCCCGCGCGTCATGAGCCCGGAGAGCTTCCCCAGCTCGTCCCAGCCGCGCCTCCACCGGGCCGGCTCCTCCAAAGCCAGGGCCAAGGAGAAGGGGTGCAAGCGCGCCCGCATCGTCTCGTCCTCCAAATCCAAACAGAAGAGCAAGATTGG GAAAATAGTCATCAAGTTCGGCAAGAAAAAGAAACGCAAGACCGAATCCTCGGACGAATCGGACGACGAACCTCCGCCTCAGCGACCCTCGAAGGCCGACGACTCG AAGCGGCGGTCGAACAGGCAGATAAAGAGGAAGCGGTATGACGAGGAGCAGGAAGTACGGCTGTCCGAGGACGACGCGAAGGTCAGCGCCAAAGCCAAGAAGATCAACGCTCACAAGGAGCCAGCGGTGCAGTTGTTtgtg GAGAACCCCAGTGAGGAAGACGGTGCAGTGGTGGACAAGATCATGGCGTCTCGGATAGCAAAGAAGGAG GTCTCTCCAGGAGTCGTGCTTGAAGTGGAGGAGTTCTTTGTGAAATACAAAAACTA ctctTATCTACACTGTGAGTGGGCTACAGAGCAGCATTTGGAGAAGGACAAGAGGATCCAGCAGAAAATCAAACGCTTCAAGATTAAACAGGCACAACGAGCGCACTTCTTTGCtgat ATGGAGGAGGATCTGTTTAATCCTGATTACATGGAGGTGGACAGAGTCCTGGAAGTTTCCTACTGTGAAGACAAGGACTCTGGagag ccGGTGGTGTATTACCTGGTGAAGTGGTGCTCGCTGCCGTACGAGGACAGCACGTGGGAGCTGAAGGAGGACGTGGATCAGAGTAAGATCCTGGAGTTTGAGCAGATGCAGGCAGCAAGACCAGACTCTAGGAGAGTG GAGCGACCCCCGGCCAGTCACTGGAAGAAGCTGGAGCAGTCGCGGGAGTATCGGAATGGTAACAGTCTCAGGGATTACCAGCTAGAGGGCGTGAACTGGCTGCTCTTCAACTGGTACAACAG gcGTAACTGTATCTTGGCTGACGAGATGGGTTTGGGCAAAACCATCCAGTCCATCACGTTCCTGCATGAGCTTTACTGCACTGGGATCAAGGCGCCCTTCCTCATCATCGCACCGCTTTCCACCATCACTAACTGGGAGCGCGAGTTTCGCACCTGGACCCACCTCAACGTCATCGTCTATCACGGCAGCGCGCTCAGCCGACAGATGCTTCAGCAATACGAGATGTACTTTAGAGACTCTCAG GGTCATCCTGTGAAGGGTGCGTACCGGTTTCAGGCGGTTATCACCACCTTCGAGATGATTTTGGGAGGCTGTCCTGAGCTCAACGCCATCGACTGGCGCTGCGTCATTATCGACGAAGCTCACCGCCTGAAAAACAAGAACTGCAAGCTGCTGGAGGGCTTCAAACTCATGCGCCTG GAACACAAAGTGCTGCTGACTGGAACGCCGCTGCAGAACACGGTGGAGGAACTGTTCAGCCTGCTGCATTTCCTGGAGCCCACACACTTTCCCTCCGAGAGCGTTTTCATGCAGGAGTTCGGAGACATGAAGACCGacgaacag GTCCAAAAGCTGCAGGCCATTCTGAAGCCCATGATGCTCCGTCGCCTGAAGGAGGACGTGGAGAAGAAGCTGGCTCCTAAAGAAGAGACCATCATCGAGGTGGAGCTCACCAACATCCAGAAGAAATACTACCGCGCCATCCTGGAGAAGAACTTTTCCTTCCTGGCCAAAGGAGTCGGCCAGGCCAACGTCCCCAATCTGGTCAACACCATGATGGAGCTGAGGAAATGCTGCAACCACCCCTACCTCATCAAAG GCGCAGAGGAGAAAATCCTGGAGGACTTTCGCGAGGTGTGCAGCCCCTCTGCCCTGGACTTCCACCTGCAAGCCATGGTCCAGTCGGCCGGCAAACTCGTCCTCATCGATAAGCTACTTCCGAAAATGAAGGCGGGCGGCCACAAAGTACTCATCTTCTCTCAGATGGTGCGCTGCCTCGACATCCTCGAAGACTACCTCATCCAGAGACG ATACCTCTACGAGCGGATAGACGGGCGCGTGCGTGGAAACCTTCGCCAGGCTGCGATCGATCGTTTCAGCAAGCCCGACTCGGACCGCTTCGTCTTCCTGCTGTGCACCAGAGCGGGAGGCCTGGGCATTAACCTGACCGCTGCCGACACCTGCATCATCTTCGACTCGGACTGGAACCCTCAGAACGACCTGCAG GCTCAGGCTCGCTGCCACAGAATCGGGCAGAACAAGGCGGTGAAAGTTTACCGGCTCATCACACGCAACTCGTACGAACGGGAAATGTTCGACAGGGCCAGTCTCAAACTGGGATTGGACAAGGCCGTGCTGCAGAGCATGAGCGGCCGGGACAACAGCCTGGGAGGaggtggtggaggaggaggaggtggaggaggaggagcaggAGGG ACGATGCAGCAGCAGCTTTCGAAGAAGGAGATCGAGGACCTGCTGAGGCGCGGAGCTTACGGCGCCCTCATGGACGAGGAGGACGAAGGTGCTAAGTTCTGCGAGGAAGATATCGACCAGATCCTCCAGCGCAGgaccaaaaccatcaccatcgaGTCGGAGGGACGGGGGTCCACCTTCGCTAAG GCCAGTTTTGTAGCATCAGGGAACCGCACCGATATCTCACTGGACGACCCCAACTTCTGGGACAAGTGGGCGAAGAAGGCTGAGATTGACATGGACACGGTCAACGGCCGA AACAGTCTGGTCATCGACACGCCCAGGGTGCGCAAGCAGACGCGACCCTTCAGCGCCACCAAGGACGAGCTGGCCGAGCTCTCCGAGGGCGAGAGCAGCGGAGACGATAAGCCGAAACTGCGCCGCCCACACGACCGGCTCAACAGTTACGGCCGGACCGAGTGCTTCAGGGTGGAGAAGAACCTCCTGGTTTACGG GTGGGCCCGCTGGAGGGACATTCTGCAGCATGGCCGCTTTAAGAGGCAGCTAACCGAGAGAGATGTGGAGAGCATCTGTCGGGCCCTGCTTGCCTACTGCCTGGTGCACTACAGAGGGGACGACAAGATCAAGAGCTTCATGTGGGACCTGATCGCCCCGACCGAGGACGGCAGGACCAAAGAGCTTCAGAACCACCTCG GACTCTCGACGCCAGTTCCTCGGGGCAGAAAGGGGAAGAAAATGAAGATCCAGTCCAGTGGGTTTGACATTCAGAAGGCAGAGTGGATCAGGAAGCACAACCCGGAGCACATGCTGTCGGACGACGGATACAAAAAACACCTGAAGCACCACTGCAACAA agtgttgttgagagtaaGAATGCTGTATTACCTGAAACAGGAACTTATTGGTTCCCAGTGTCAGAACGTACTGGACGGAGCTGAAGCAAG TTTGGTGGAGATCTGGGTTCCTGAGCCTGATCATTCTGATCTGCCCGCGTTATGGTGGGACACTCTCTCCGACAAGTGTCTTCTGATAGGAGTGTACAAACACG gctaTGAGAAGTACAACACTATCCGCGGAGATCCTGCTCTCTGCTTCCTGGAGCGGGTCGGCAAGCCAGACGAGAAGGCCATCGCTGCCGAGCAGAGAGGAAATGACTTCATGGATgg GGACGTTGATGACCCGGAGTACAAGCCCGCTCCCGCTTTGTTGAAAGACGATATCGAG GATGACGCTTCCTCTCCAGGAGAGCTGGTCATAACGGATACAGGTGGAG aagccgGCCCGGCGTTAGACGGCGGAGGAGGCAGTTCTTTCGGAACGGTCACGGGGGCGTACTGGCCGTCCTCGTCGTCGCTGACGGCCCGGCTGAGGCGCCTGATCACGGCGTCCCAGCGCTTCACCAAGAGCAAACAGATCCTGCAGATACACCAGACCCAGCAGGCCCTGCCACCTGAATTCTGCCCTCTGCCCCCTACGGTCGACGAGACGCTCACGCCCAAAATGGTCGCAAAGCTCGAGAGACAGCAAAG GTGGACCAGAAGAGAGGAGGCAGATTTCTACCGCGTCGTCTCTACGTTCGGTGTGGTGTTCGATCCGGACCTGGGCCGCTTCGACTGGACCAAGTTCCGAGCCATGGCCCGGCTGCACAAGAAAACCGACGAGAGTCTGCACAAGTACCTGTGTGCTTTCACCGCCATGTGCAGGAGGGTGTGTCGCCTGCCGCAGAGAGACGGTG ACACGGTGGATCCCTCGCTCTCCATCCAGCCTATCACGGAGGAGCGGGCGTCACGCACCCTGTACCGGGTGGAGCTTCTCCGGCAGATCAGGGAGCAGGTCCTGCGCCACCCTCAGCTCTACGAACGCCTGGCTCTGTGCCAGCCGGCCTCGGACCTTCCGGTGTGGTGGGAGACGGGCACGCACGACCGGGACCTGCTGATCGGAGCGGCCAAGCACGGGGTCAGCCGGACGGACTACCACATCCTCAGAGACCCGGAGCTGGGCTTCATGGCCGCGCAGAGGAACTACAGCCAGAACAAGGGTGCGCCGAACCCCACCCCGAATCACGCACTACTGCTGGGACAGACTCACGCCTCGTCTCCCGCTCTGAGCCAGCATCCCGGCGCCGCGCCTTCCCCGCTGGCCAACTCCACCCCCAGGGAGGTGGCCCCCAAGGAGGAGCCGCTCATAGACGGAGAGCTGGAAGCGGGCATGGAGAGATGGGATCCGCTCAAGACCTCCATACCTACGGGAGACGCCGGGGAGAACGAGAGACGCATGGAGGCCGCCCGAACCAAACCGCTCACGGCCGGCGCGGACGGCAGGAAGCAGAAAAAGCTCCGCAAGAGGAGCCGCAAGGAGGCCAGGAGGAGGTCGGGATCGGGCTCCGATTCGGACGCGTCTTCCTCCAGCTCTTCGTCCAGTTCTTCGTCCCGatcctcgtcctcctcctcgTCTTCGTCGCGCTCCGGGTCCAATTCCTCGTCCTCGTCTTCTTCCTGCTCCTCAGGCTCGTCGTCTTCGTCCTCGTCTTCGTCGTCCGAAGAGAGCGACGGTGAAGACGTCCCCAAGAACG ccgcCGCGGTGCCAGGCATAAAGGGCTTCGACGAGGACAGCATAGCATCTCAGAGCACTACACACGACGACGCGCAGGACAGTCACGTGACCAACGGCATCGCTAACCTCTCCCACCCCATGCACGGCGGAGGCTACATGCTCGCTGCTTCCTACTGGCCCAAG GACCGGGTCATGATAAACCGACTGGACAGCGTCTGTCAGGTGGTGTTGAAGGGCAAGTGGCCCGGGCCGCGGCGCGTGTACGAGGGGAGCGCGGTGTCCTCGTTTTACACCACTAAGCTCATGGACCACGCCTCCACTCTGGCGGACGACCCGGCGGCCTCCCCTCAGGGGTCAAAGGTGAAGAAGCATGATGCAGACAGAGAAAAGGAGTTCTCGGTCAAAATCAATGAC CAGGAGGGCAGTCTGAAGTTGACCTTCCAGAAGCAGGGTTTGCCCTTGAAGCGCCCGATGGATGCGGAAGACGGACCTCTGGCACAGCAGCAGTACCTGGCACGGCTACACGAGCTACAGAGCGCCTCCGATACCTGTCTGACCGACTACACAAAATCACTAAACAATTACCCACCAG CAGCCCTGGGTAGTCAGATCCGACTTAACGGAATGGTGGACGGTCAGCCGGCGATGAAGAAGCGAAGAGGACGAAGGAAGAACGTGGAGGGAATGGATCTTCTCTTCATGAACAAGAACAGACCTCCAGCAATGCCCGACCAG GCTTCTCCGGCCTGGAGTGGGGTCGCGACCCCGGGTATGAGCCCTGGCTTCTCCCAGGCTGCCGGACCCGTAGATACGGAGAGCAGAGTCCCTGTAATAAACCTTAAGGATGGAACGCGGCTCGCCGGGGACGACGCTCCCAAACGGAAGGATCTGGATCAGTGGCTGAAGGAGCACCCGGGCTTCGTGGCGGACGTGGGAGCGTTTATTACG GGGGTGAGTAAGATCCCGTTTCAGGAGGACCGGCCGAAACAAAAAAGGCATCGCTGCAGGAATCCTAATAAGATCGACGTCAACAGCCTGACGGGAGAAGAGCGCGTCCAAATCATCAACAGGAAAAATGCTCGGAAG ATTGGTGGCGCGTTCGCTCCGGCTCTGAAGGACCTGAGCCGCTTTCTCCAGGAAAACCCGGAGTACGGAATCCCTCCGGAATGGGCAGACGTGGTCAAGCAGTCG GGCTATTTACCGGAGAGCATGTTCGACCGTATCCTAACCGGCCCCATCGTACCCGAGGAGGTGAGCAGACGAGGCCGTCGGCCCAAGAACGCCATGGCCAAGATGGCTGGCGCCCCCGGCGCGAACGCCAACCCGGCCCTGGGCGTCAACCCCCTCCTGAGCAACGGGCTGCTCTCCGGTCTGGATCTGAACAGCCTGCAGGCCCTGCAGAACCTTCAGAGCCTCCAGCTCACCGCCGGACTCATGGGCCTCCAGAACGACCCCAACGTGGCCGCCATGCTTCCCATGATGCTCTCGGGCATGGCCGGCTTACCCAACCTGCTCGGCATGGGCACCCTGCTAGGGGGCCAGGACGGCACCGCCAGCGAGGATTCGGGGAAGAAAAGGGGGGGCGGAGAGACCGCGAGCGCGGAGAGCAAACGGGAGAGGACAGAATGTCAAACCTCGACGGCGGCGGCGGGTCAGGCGTTAGCCCTCAACCCCTTACTGCTCTCCAGCATGATGTACCCAGGGATGCTCCTAAACCCAGGCCTTAACCTGCCTGTGGCCAATCGGCCGCAAGCTACCGCCCTCCCGGCTCAGCCCGCCGCTCCCGAGACCCCACAGAACGATCCGGGTCAGCAGGGTGAAGGGCAGGAGCCCGAGGAACGCAAGGACGCCAGCGGTCCAGAGGGCTCGACGAAGGCAGAGTCGTCCTCCGCCGAGTCGGGGGGCTCGTCCTCGTCCTCCGAGGATTCGGATTCCACCGATGAAGACTGA